In Bradyrhizobium sp. G127, one genomic interval encodes:
- a CDS encoding MarR family transcriptional regulator: MPFRLNRLAAEVSAELASEYGERYGLDIPEWRVLATLGFRDDACTAQYIAYCTRTHKSTISRAVAHLLEQQLIERVENEDDRRELALQLTRKGRALYEELIPRLLRKEQDILSCLTAAERKDFAQMLGKIEQRLDLAQSTRDTRAKKGAY; the protein is encoded by the coding sequence ATGCCGTTCCGCCTGAATCGCCTTGCGGCAGAGGTCAGCGCGGAACTCGCCAGCGAATATGGCGAGCGCTATGGCCTCGATATTCCGGAATGGCGGGTGCTGGCCACGCTGGGCTTTCGAGACGACGCCTGCACCGCGCAGTACATCGCCTATTGCACGCGGACGCATAAATCGACCATCAGCCGCGCGGTCGCCCATCTGCTGGAACAGCAACTGATCGAGCGGGTGGAGAACGAGGACGACCGGCGCGAGCTTGCGTTGCAGCTCACGCGCAAGGGCCGTGCACTTTATGAGGAGTTGATTCCGCGGCTGCTCCGCAAGGAGCAGGACATCCTGTCCTGCCTCACCGCGGCGGAGCGCAAGGACTTCGCGCAGATGCTCGGCAAGATCGAGCAGCGTCTCGATCTGGCCCAAAGCACCAGGGATACGCGCGCGAAGAAGGGCGCGTATTAG
- a CDS encoding MBL fold metallo-hydrolase: MTAKGFASTGDMAEKKITFSEIGPDIYAFTAEGDPNTAVIVGDDSCMVFDAQATPAMARSVIDRVKNVTDKPIKYVVLSHYHAVRVLGASAYHAQGIIASQETHRLIMERGQQDWDSEFGRFPRLFRDAESIPGLTWPTLTFETGMTLYLGKREVQLIHLGAGHTSGDIVAWVPDAEVMCSGDLIEFHSACYCGDALLREWPLTLNEIRDFNPKAVAPGRGDALKGTATVNEAIAMTRDFVTSLYGSAELSVAKGRTLKETMAATREVMDPKFSSFAIYEHCLPFNVSRAFDEASGVDDPVIWTDKRDREMWAALQGG, translated from the coding sequence ATGACCGCAAAAGGCTTCGCTTCGACCGGGGACATGGCCGAGAAGAAAATCACCTTCTCGGAGATCGGCCCCGACATCTACGCCTTTACCGCCGAGGGTGATCCCAACACTGCGGTGATTGTCGGTGACGATAGCTGCATGGTGTTCGACGCGCAGGCGACACCCGCGATGGCCCGCAGCGTGATCGACCGCGTGAAGAACGTGACCGACAAGCCGATCAAGTATGTCGTGCTGTCGCATTATCACGCGGTGCGCGTGCTCGGCGCGTCGGCCTACCACGCGCAGGGCATTATCGCCTCGCAGGAGACCCATCGTCTGATCATGGAGCGCGGCCAGCAGGACTGGGACTCGGAATTCGGCCGGTTTCCGCGATTGTTTCGTGACGCGGAAAGCATTCCCGGCCTGACCTGGCCGACGCTGACATTCGAGACCGGCATGACGCTCTATCTCGGCAAGCGCGAGGTGCAACTCATTCATCTCGGCGCGGGACACACCTCCGGCGATATCGTCGCGTGGGTGCCTGACGCGGAGGTGATGTGTTCCGGCGATCTGATCGAGTTTCATTCGGCCTGCTATTGCGGCGATGCGCTGCTGCGCGAATGGCCGCTGACGCTGAACGAAATCCGCGACTTCAATCCCAAGGCGGTCGCGCCGGGCCGGGGCGACGCGCTGAAAGGGACCGCGACCGTCAATGAAGCCATCGCCATGACGCGCGATTTTGTCACTTCGCTCTACGGCTCGGCGGAACTGTCGGTGGCGAAGGGACGCACGCTCAAGGAGACCATGGCCGCGACCCGCGAGGTGATGGACCCGAAATTTTCCAGTTTCGCCATCTACGAACATTGTCTGCCGTTCAACGTATCCCGTGCCTTCGACGAGGCGTCGGGCGTCGACGATCCGGTGATCTGGACCGACAAGCGCGACCGCGAGATGTGGGCCGCCCTGCAAGGAGGATAG
- a CDS encoding FAD-dependent oxidoreductase produces MSQSPTIQFGYRRHSDQDRPATKAARHPVVVVGAGPVGLTLAIDLAQRGHAVVVLDDADRIGEGSRAICFSKRSLEVWDRLGVGERMVEKGVVWKVGKIFLKDDLVYQFDLLPEDGHKMPAFINLQQYYAEAFLVDRIRELPQVDLRWRNKVAGLEQRNDHVVLAIDTPDGRYHLKADFVIACDGARSALRGFVGAEFSGEVFEDQFLIADVKMTAAFPTERWFWFDPPFHAGQSALLHRQPDDVWRIDLQLGPDADPAVERLPQNVRPRIERMLGHANFDFEWISIYKFQCRRMQRFVHERVIFAGDSAHQVSPFGARGANSGLEDAENLAWKLSMILRGEAPMALLDSYEIERSAAADENIRASTRSTDFIAPHSAQERRMRQAVLRLARETEFAKRMVNGGRLSTPSVYDSPLSTPDADAWAAGPRPGAHMIDAPLASATGESVHLTEVRKPFDGFVLLQSGNGNHVETNACKSIRIGESASLRDPSGGFAKRYDVADGGAYLLRPDGYVAARFRKPTAAAVEAAIARATAQAGAMS; encoded by the coding sequence GTGTCGCAATCCCCCACCATCCAGTTCGGCTATCGCCGCCATTCCGATCAGGATCGCCCGGCCACCAAGGCCGCGCGCCATCCTGTGGTTGTTGTCGGCGCGGGACCGGTCGGGCTGACGCTGGCGATCGACCTTGCCCAGCGCGGCCATGCCGTTGTGGTTCTCGATGATGCCGACAGGATCGGCGAGGGCTCGCGGGCGATCTGTTTCTCGAAACGCTCGCTGGAAGTGTGGGACCGTCTCGGCGTCGGCGAACGCATGGTCGAGAAGGGTGTGGTCTGGAAGGTCGGCAAGATCTTTCTCAAGGACGACCTGGTCTATCAGTTCGACCTGTTGCCGGAAGACGGCCACAAGATGCCGGCCTTCATCAATCTCCAGCAGTACTACGCCGAGGCCTTTCTGGTCGACCGCATCAGGGAATTGCCGCAGGTCGATCTGCGCTGGCGCAACAAGGTCGCCGGACTGGAGCAGCGCAACGATCACGTTGTCCTCGCCATCGATACGCCGGACGGGCGCTATCATCTGAAGGCCGATTTTGTGATCGCCTGCGACGGCGCACGTTCGGCGCTGCGCGGATTCGTCGGCGCGGAGTTTTCCGGCGAGGTCTTTGAGGACCAGTTCCTGATCGCGGACGTCAAGATGACGGCGGCGTTTCCGACCGAACGCTGGTTCTGGTTCGATCCGCCGTTCCATGCCGGGCAATCGGCGCTGCTGCATCGCCAGCCCGACGATGTCTGGCGCATCGACCTGCAGCTGGGGCCGGATGCCGATCCTGCCGTCGAGCGGCTGCCGCAGAATGTGCGGCCGCGAATCGAGCGGATGCTGGGTCATGCGAATTTCGATTTCGAATGGATTTCGATCTACAAGTTCCAGTGCCGCCGGATGCAGCGCTTCGTGCATGAGCGCGTGATCTTCGCCGGTGATTCCGCGCATCAGGTCTCGCCATTCGGCGCGCGGGGCGCGAATTCCGGACTCGAAGACGCCGAAAACCTCGCATGGAAGCTCTCCATGATCCTGCGTGGTGAGGCGCCGATGGCGCTGCTCGACAGCTACGAGATCGAGCGCAGCGCCGCCGCCGACGAGAATATCCGCGCCTCGACCCGTTCGACCGACTTCATCGCGCCGCATTCGGCGCAGGAACGCCGGATGCGGCAGGCGGTGCTGCGGCTGGCGAGGGAGACCGAATTTGCCAAACGCATGGTCAATGGCGGGCGGCTCTCGACGCCGTCGGTGTATGACTCGCCGCTGTCGACGCCCGATGCCGATGCCTGGGCCGCAGGGCCGCGCCCCGGTGCGCACATGATCGATGCGCCGCTTGCCAGCGCGACGGGCGAGTCCGTCCATCTGACCGAGGTGAGAAAACCGTTCGATGGCTTCGTGCTGCTGCAATCGGGCAATGGAAACCACGTGGAGACGAACGCCTGCAAGTCGATCCGGATCGGCGAATCCGCTTCGCTGCGCGATCCATCCGGCGGATTTGCGAAGCGCTATGACGTGGCGGACGGCGGGGCTTATTTGCTGCGCCCGGATGGCTACGTCGCGGCGCGATTCCGGAAGCCGACGGCGGCTGCTGTTGAGGCGGCCATTGCCCGCGCAACGGCACAGGCAGGAGCGATGTCATGA
- the hmgA gene encoding homogentisate 1,2-dioxygenase: MNINTAPGLINRNSVNITPGYMSGFGNSFETEALPGALPIGRNSPQNCAYGLYAEQLSGSPFTAPRGTNERSWLYRIRPSVKHSGRFAKVDMKYWRTAPCHEHDMPIAQLRWDPLPLPKEDQTFLQGVYTMTTAGDANTQAGMAAHIYLITKSMVDQNFYNADGELMFVPQQGNLRLVTEFGVIDIEPGELAVIPRGVKFRVELTNGPARGYLCENYGGAFTLPERGPIGANCLANSRDFLTPVAAYEDKETPTEIYVKWGGSMFATTLPYSPIDVVAWHGNYAPYKYDLRAFSPVGAIGFDHPDPSIFTVLTSPSETAGTANIDFVIFPERWMVAENTFRPPWYHMNIMSEFMGLIYGVYDAKPQGFVPGGVSLHNMMLPHGPDREAFDHASNGELKPVKLTGTMAFMFETRFPQRVTEYAATTSTLQDDYADCWQGLERRFDPSKP; encoded by the coding sequence ATGAATATCAACACCGCTCCTGGACTCATCAATCGCAACAGCGTCAACATCACGCCGGGCTACATGTCCGGCTTCGGCAACAGCTTCGAGACCGAGGCCTTGCCCGGCGCGCTGCCGATCGGGCGCAACTCACCGCAGAACTGCGCCTATGGGCTTTATGCCGAACAACTGTCCGGATCTCCGTTCACCGCGCCGCGGGGCACCAATGAGCGCTCGTGGCTCTATCGCATTCGTCCGTCGGTGAAGCATTCCGGCCGCTTCGCCAAGGTGGACATGAAATACTGGCGCACCGCGCCGTGCCACGAACACGACATGCCGATCGCGCAACTGCGCTGGGACCCGCTGCCGCTGCCGAAGGAAGACCAGACTTTCCTTCAGGGCGTCTACACCATGACCACGGCGGGCGATGCCAACACCCAGGCCGGCATGGCGGCGCATATCTATCTGATTACCAAATCGATGGTGGATCAGAACTTCTACAATGCCGATGGCGAACTGATGTTCGTGCCGCAGCAAGGCAACTTGCGCCTCGTCACCGAGTTCGGCGTGATCGACATCGAGCCGGGTGAACTCGCCGTCATCCCGCGCGGCGTCAAGTTCCGCGTCGAGCTTACGAACGGCCCGGCGCGCGGCTATCTCTGCGAGAACTACGGCGGCGCCTTCACGCTGCCGGAGCGCGGACCGATCGGCGCGAACTGTCTGGCCAATTCGCGCGATTTCCTGACGCCGGTGGCGGCCTATGAGGATAAGGAGACCCCGACCGAGATTTACGTCAAGTGGGGCGGATCGATGTTCGCGACCACGCTGCCGTATTCGCCCATCGACGTGGTGGCGTGGCACGGCAATTACGCGCCATATAAATATGACTTGCGGGCGTTCTCGCCGGTCGGCGCGATCGGTTTCGATCATCCCGATCCATCGATCTTCACCGTTCTGACCTCGCCGTCGGAAACCGCGGGCACCGCCAATATCGACTTCGTGATTTTCCCCGAGCGCTGGATGGTGGCGGAAAATACCTTCCGTCCGCCGTGGTATCACATGAACATCATGTCGGAGTTCATGGGACTGATTTATGGCGTCTACGACGCCAAGCCGCAGGGCTTCGTGCCGGGCGGTGTCAGCCTGCACAACATGATGCTGCCGCATGGGCCGGATCGCGAGGCGTTCGATCATGCCAGCAACGGCGAACTGAAGCCGGTGAAACTCACCGGCACCATGGCCTTCATGTTCGAGACGCGCTTTCCGCAGCGCGTGACCGAGTATGCCGCGACAACGAGCACGTTGCAGGACGATTATGCCGATTGCTGGCAAGGGCTGGAGCGCCGCTTCG
- a CDS encoding HAMP domain-containing methyl-accepting chemotaxis protein: MGWFRGASTKQKAKVGFLANLRFRTKIILGFIAVLGISAVNMGIAYFGFERIAREIQSYQGIVAETDSAREIDRELASYQLLAKYYVMTGTSDDESNARSAEIGLGSAIAQAARVATGDTQKSILKLSASYSDFAKLFGETVALKTENATIASNQLLRMGNTIRYKFDDLADTAILAGLTSLHSTVKELAPQSAAITSNITNYVARPDKTVAASAGARIQMLKNSLSSLSAEDEKLKPKMVEISEQLEAYHAAFAKFVANTAKIDELSAKMTKAADEVTGQARVIKGGLLAQQEKVATESAATAHSTGQFVTILGGAGVAFGALLAWMLGQGISRPMIGMCAAMRELAGGNFDVVLPGLGRKDEIGEMAAAVEEFKMRAVAKAESDAAEREVQNRSATEARSAELHRFADNFETAVGVIVSSVSSSASQLESSATTLTRTVDAAQELSGRVASASEEASTNVQSVAAATEELSASVIEIGRQVQESSRIAAAAVSQAEATDARIAKLSRAAQEIGDVVKLITAIAEQTNLLALNATIEAARAGEAGRGFAVVASEVKSLASQTAKATDEISSHIAGMQEATQESVFAIKEIGDTIGQISKIAGNIAAAIEQQSTATTEIARNVQNAASGTAEIAENISEVNRGASETGTASGEVLSSAQTLAVESTRLRQELDRFMANIRAA, translated from the coding sequence ATGGGCTGGTTCAGGGGCGCTTCGACGAAGCAGAAGGCAAAGGTCGGCTTCCTCGCAAATCTCAGATTCCGGACCAAGATCATCCTCGGCTTTATCGCGGTGCTTGGCATTTCCGCGGTCAATATGGGCATCGCCTATTTCGGCTTCGAGCGCATTGCCCGGGAAATCCAGTCCTATCAAGGCATCGTTGCCGAGACAGACAGTGCGCGCGAGATCGACCGCGAATTGGCGAGCTATCAGCTTCTTGCAAAATATTACGTGATGACCGGGACGTCGGACGACGAGTCGAATGCGCGCTCGGCGGAAATCGGGCTCGGCAGCGCCATCGCGCAGGCAGCGCGGGTGGCGACCGGCGACACCCAGAAGAGCATTCTGAAGCTGTCCGCCAGCTACAGTGATTTCGCGAAGCTGTTTGGCGAGACCGTCGCGCTGAAGACGGAGAATGCCACGATCGCTTCGAACCAGTTGCTCCGGATGGGCAATACCATCCGCTACAAGTTCGACGACCTTGCTGATACCGCGATACTCGCGGGTCTGACGTCACTGCATTCCACGGTCAAGGAACTGGCGCCGCAGTCGGCGGCCATCACCTCCAATATCACGAACTATGTGGCCCGGCCGGACAAGACCGTCGCAGCCAGCGCCGGCGCCCGCATCCAGATGCTGAAGAACAGCCTCAGTTCGCTGTCCGCCGAGGATGAAAAGCTGAAGCCTAAAATGGTGGAAATTTCGGAGCAGCTCGAAGCCTATCACGCGGCGTTTGCGAAGTTCGTCGCGAATACCGCCAAGATTGACGAGCTCTCCGCAAAGATGACCAAGGCGGCCGACGAGGTGACCGGGCAGGCGCGGGTCATCAAGGGTGGCCTGCTTGCTCAGCAGGAGAAGGTTGCGACCGAATCCGCCGCCACGGCGCACTCGACCGGCCAGTTCGTGACGATTCTCGGCGGCGCGGGTGTCGCGTTCGGCGCGTTGCTGGCATGGATGCTCGGGCAGGGGATTTCCCGGCCGATGATCGGCATGTGCGCCGCGATGCGTGAGCTTGCCGGCGGCAATTTCGACGTCGTGCTGCCGGGCCTGGGCCGCAAGGACGAGATCGGCGAGATGGCGGCTGCCGTCGAGGAGTTCAAGATGCGGGCCGTCGCCAAGGCGGAAAGCGATGCCGCCGAGCGCGAAGTGCAGAACAGGTCGGCCACCGAGGCACGCAGCGCGGAGCTTCATCGCTTCGCCGACAATTTCGAGACCGCCGTCGGCGTCATCGTGTCGAGCGTATCGTCGTCGGCAAGCCAGCTGGAATCCTCCGCCACCACCCTGACGCGCACGGTGGATGCCGCGCAGGAACTTTCGGGCCGGGTCGCGAGCGCTTCGGAAGAAGCATCCACCAACGTTCAGTCCGTCGCGGCGGCGACAGAGGAACTGTCAGCGTCCGTGATCGAGATCGGCCGGCAGGTTCAGGAGTCGAGCCGGATCGCGGCGGCAGCGGTATCGCAGGCCGAGGCCACCGATGCGCGGATCGCGAAGCTGTCGCGGGCGGCGCAGGAGATCGGCGACGTGGTCAAGCTGATCACTGCCATTGCCGAGCAGACCAACCTGCTGGCGCTGAACGCGACCATCGAGGCCGCGCGGGCGGGCGAGGCAGGACGCGGCTTTGCCGTGGTCGCATCCGAAGTAAAGTCGCTGGCGAGCCAGACCGCGAAGGCGACCGACGAGATTTCGTCGCATATCGCCGGCATGCAGGAAGCAACGCAGGAGTCCGTGTTCGCCATCAAGGAGATCGGCGACACCATCGGCCAGATTTCGAAGATCGCCGGCAATATCGCAGCGGCCATCGAGCAGCAAAGCACGGCAACCACCGAGATCGCCCGCAATGTGCAGAATGCCGCCAGCGGCACCGCCGAAATCGCCGAGAACATTTCCGAGGTCAATCGCGGCGCCAGTGAAACCGGCACGGCTTCCGGCGAGGTCCTGAGTTCGGCGCAGACGCTCGCGGTCGAAAGCACGCGCCTTCGTCAGGAACTCGATCGCTTCATGGCGAACATCCGGGCGGCGTGA
- a CDS encoding DUF2783 domain-containing protein, whose protein sequence is MTLSTQSNFSDPDGAYRLVVEAHRGLSDEDSALLDTSLVLILANHIGDTDVLREAIALAKRQILPDGTGGKKTSTKDSK, encoded by the coding sequence ATGACGCTCTCGACGCAATCGAATTTTTCCGATCCGGACGGTGCCTATCGTCTGGTGGTGGAGGCGCATCGAGGCCTGAGCGATGAGGACAGCGCGTTGCTCGACACGTCGCTGGTGCTGATCCTCGCCAATCACATCGGCGATACCGACGTGCTGCGGGAGGCGATCGCGCTGGCCAAGCGGCAAATCCTTCCCGACGGGACAGGCGGCAAGAAGACTTCAACAAAGGACAGCAAATGA